In the genome of Monodelphis domestica isolate mMonDom1 chromosome 2, mMonDom1.pri, whole genome shotgun sequence, one region contains:
- the LOC103106383 gene encoding zinc finger protein OZF-like isoform X2, with amino-acid sequence MVKVHQMDSLGLLCCLYRETGIHQMAFESYRLQVQEMVTLQDVAVDFTREEWRLLSPPQKELYREVMLENAQNLLSVGLPAPPEDVLSYLEPREGPWMLEQERLRIYCPGAIRPEMKATPTEMSSFVEETDHQRLMSDVPNNIAWREFCVESQHSSHTEHQKMNSEEKSGEWKQCGKIFRQRHKLAIHQKIHTEEKPYECKQCRKTFRLNSHLAIHQRVHTGEKPYECKQCGKTFCRSASLSYHQRIHTGEKPYECNQCGKYFSRSFHLARHQRIHTGEKPFECKQCGKSFSRSSHLVKHERIHTGEKPYECKQCGKTFCQSSTLSSHQRIHTGEKPYKCNQCGKTFSYSSGLAVHQSIHTGEHPYECKQCGKTYSRNSCLIIHQRIHTGEKPYECKQCGKTFSHNSGLAYHQRIHTGEKPYECKECGKRFNHRSGLAYHQSTHTREKPYECKQCRKTFRQSSKLVQHLRIHTEEKPYECNQCGKTFCHSSTLSSHQRIHTGEKPYECKQCGKTFIQSSKLVQHLRIHTG; translated from the exons ATGGTGAAGGTTCACCAGATGGACTCACTGGGTCTACTTTGCTGCCTCTACAGGGAGACTGGAATCCACCAGATGGCCTTTGAGAGTTACAGACTCCAAGTCCAG GAGATGGTGACGCtccaggatgtggctgtggacttcacgagggaggagtggcgcctcttgtcccctccccagaaggagctgtacagggaggtgatgctggagaatgcccagaacctgctctctgtgg GGCTTCCAGCTCCCCCAGAAGATGTGCTCTCTTATTTGGAGCCGAGGGAAGGTCCATGGATGCTGGAGCAGGAACGCTTGAGGATCTACTGCCCAG gaGCGATCAGACCAGAAATGAAAGCAACTCCCACAGAGATGAGTTCTTTTGTAGAAGAAACAGACCATCAAAGACTCATGAGTGATGTTCCAAATAACATAGCTTGGAGAGAATTCTGTGTTGAATCTCAACATTCATCCCATACTGAACATCAGAAAATGAACTCTGAGGAAAAGTCTGGTGAATGgaagcaatgtggaaagatattcagacagagacacaaacttgctatacatcagaaaatccacactgaggagaaaccttatgaatgcaagcagtgcaGAAAGACATTCCGTCTGAACTCCCatcttgctatacatcagagagtccacactggagagaaaccttatgaatgcaagcaatgtggaaagacattctgTCGGAGTGCTAGTCTTTCTtatcatcagagaatccacactggggagaaaccttatgaatgcaatcaatGTGGAAAGTACTTCAGTCGGAGCTTCCATCTTGCTCGACATCAGAGAatacacactggggagaaaccttttgaatgcaagcagtgtggaaagtcATTCAGTCGGAGCTCTCATCTTGTTAAACatgaaagaatccacactggggagaaaccttatgagtgtaagcaatgtggaaagacattctgTCAGAGTTCTACACTTTCTtcgcatcagagaattcacactggggagaaaccttataaatgcaatcagtgtggaaagacattcagttatAGCTCTGGTCTTGCTGTgcatcagagcatccacactggGGAGCATCCTTATgagtgcaagcaatgtggaaagacatatAGTCGGAACTCATGTCTTATTATACaccagagaatccatactggggagaaaccttatgagtgcaagcagtgtggaaagacattcagtcacaACTCTGGACTTGCTtatcatcagagaatccatactggggagaaaccttatgagtgcaaGGAATGTGGAAAGAGATTCAATCACAGATCTGGACTTGCTTATCATCAGAGCACCCACACTAGGGAGAAACCGTATGAGTGCAAGCAATGTAGAAAGACATTCAGACAGAGCTCCAAACTTGTTCAGCATCTAAGAATCCACACTgaggagaaaccttatgagtgtaatcaatgtggaaagacattctgTCACAGTTCTACTCTTTCTtctcatcagagaattcacactggggagaaaccttatgagtgcaagcagtgtggaaagacattcatacAGAGTTCCAAACTTGTTCAGCATCTAAGAATCCACACTGGGTAG
- the LOC103106383 gene encoding zinc finger protein OZF-like isoform X1, giving the protein MVKVHQMDSLGLLCCLYRETGIHQMAFESYRLQVQEMVTLQDVAVDFTREEWRLLSPPQKELYREVMLENAQNLLSVENSMTSFSPSSSLTDSPCQGLPAPPEDVLSYLEPREGPWMLEQERLRIYCPGAIRPEMKATPTEMSSFVEETDHQRLMSDVPNNIAWREFCVESQHSSHTEHQKMNSEEKSGEWKQCGKIFRQRHKLAIHQKIHTEEKPYECKQCRKTFRLNSHLAIHQRVHTGEKPYECKQCGKTFCRSASLSYHQRIHTGEKPYECNQCGKYFSRSFHLARHQRIHTGEKPFECKQCGKSFSRSSHLVKHERIHTGEKPYECKQCGKTFCQSSTLSSHQRIHTGEKPYKCNQCGKTFSYSSGLAVHQSIHTGEHPYECKQCGKTYSRNSCLIIHQRIHTGEKPYECKQCGKTFSHNSGLAYHQRIHTGEKPYECKECGKRFNHRSGLAYHQSTHTREKPYECKQCRKTFRQSSKLVQHLRIHTEEKPYECNQCGKTFCHSSTLSSHQRIHTGEKPYECKQCGKTFIQSSKLVQHLRIHTG; this is encoded by the exons ATGGTGAAGGTTCACCAGATGGACTCACTGGGTCTACTTTGCTGCCTCTACAGGGAGACTGGAATCCACCAGATGGCCTTTGAGAGTTACAGACTCCAAGTCCAG GAGATGGTGACGCtccaggatgtggctgtggacttcacgagggaggagtggcgcctcttgtcccctccccagaaggagctgtacagggaggtgatgctggagaatgcccagaacctgctctctgtgg AGAACTCAATGACaagcttctctccctcctcctccctgacTGATTCCCCATGCCAAGGGCTTCCAGCTCCCCCAGAAGATGTGCTCTCTTATTTGGAGCCGAGGGAAGGTCCATGGATGCTGGAGCAGGAACGCTTGAGGATCTACTGCCCAG gaGCGATCAGACCAGAAATGAAAGCAACTCCCACAGAGATGAGTTCTTTTGTAGAAGAAACAGACCATCAAAGACTCATGAGTGATGTTCCAAATAACATAGCTTGGAGAGAATTCTGTGTTGAATCTCAACATTCATCCCATACTGAACATCAGAAAATGAACTCTGAGGAAAAGTCTGGTGAATGgaagcaatgtggaaagatattcagacagagacacaaacttgctatacatcagaaaatccacactgaggagaaaccttatgaatgcaagcagtgcaGAAAGACATTCCGTCTGAACTCCCatcttgctatacatcagagagtccacactggagagaaaccttatgaatgcaagcaatgtggaaagacattctgTCGGAGTGCTAGTCTTTCTtatcatcagagaatccacactggggagaaaccttatgaatgcaatcaatGTGGAAAGTACTTCAGTCGGAGCTTCCATCTTGCTCGACATCAGAGAatacacactggggagaaaccttttgaatgcaagcagtgtggaaagtcATTCAGTCGGAGCTCTCATCTTGTTAAACatgaaagaatccacactggggagaaaccttatgagtgtaagcaatgtggaaagacattctgTCAGAGTTCTACACTTTCTtcgcatcagagaattcacactggggagaaaccttataaatgcaatcagtgtggaaagacattcagttatAGCTCTGGTCTTGCTGTgcatcagagcatccacactggGGAGCATCCTTATgagtgcaagcaatgtggaaagacatatAGTCGGAACTCATGTCTTATTATACaccagagaatccatactggggagaaaccttatgagtgcaagcagtgtggaaagacattcagtcacaACTCTGGACTTGCTtatcatcagagaatccatactggggagaaaccttatgagtgcaaGGAATGTGGAAAGAGATTCAATCACAGATCTGGACTTGCTTATCATCAGAGCACCCACACTAGGGAGAAACCGTATGAGTGCAAGCAATGTAGAAAGACATTCAGACAGAGCTCCAAACTTGTTCAGCATCTAAGAATCCACACTgaggagaaaccttatgagtgtaatcaatgtggaaagacattctgTCACAGTTCTACTCTTTCTtctcatcagagaattcacactggggagaaaccttatgagtgcaagcagtgtggaaagacattcatacAGAGTTCCAAACTTGTTCAGCATCTAAGAATCCACACTGGGTAG